From Alcaligenes faecalis, the proteins below share one genomic window:
- the msrB gene encoding peptide-methionine (R)-S-oxide reductase MsrB produces the protein MEKVRKTEAEWRAQLSPEEFYVTRQKGTERAFTGRYWDTTTSGIYRCVGCGTPLFASDTKFDAGCGWPSYFTPLNPDNVREELDTSHGMRRTEVLCNVCDAHLGHVFEDGPPPTGLRYCINSLSMTFEPEA, from the coding sequence GTGGAAAAAGTACGTAAAACCGAGGCCGAGTGGCGCGCCCAGCTCAGCCCCGAAGAATTCTATGTCACCCGTCAGAAAGGGACGGAACGTGCCTTTACCGGCCGCTACTGGGACACCACCACGTCCGGCATTTACCGCTGCGTGGGCTGCGGCACGCCCCTGTTTGCTTCGGACACCAAGTTTGATGCCGGTTGCGGCTGGCCCAGCTACTTCACCCCCCTGAACCCGGACAATGTGCGCGAGGAGCTGGATACCAGCCACGGCATGCGGCGCACCGAAGTGCTGTGCAATGTCTGCGATGCTCATTTGGGCCACGTCTTTGAAGACGGTCCCCCACCCACTGGGCTACGATATTGCATTAACTCTCTATCCATGACTTTTGAACCCGAAGCATGA
- a CDS encoding BolA family protein, translating into MTDALASLIHERLQALEPSELDIINESHLHAGHAGAQGGASHFRVIIASKQFDGISTLARHRLVYDRVHDLMPFPIHALAIQAKTTA; encoded by the coding sequence ATGACAGACGCACTTGCTTCCCTGATTCACGAACGGCTCCAGGCACTGGAACCGTCGGAACTGGACATCATCAATGAGTCCCATCTGCACGCTGGCCACGCCGGTGCACAAGGTGGTGCAAGCCACTTTCGGGTGATCATCGCCTCGAAACAATTTGATGGAATTTCAACACTGGCACGACACAGACTTGTGTATGATCGCGTCCACGATCTAATGCCTTTCCCGATTCACGCATTGGCTATTCAAGCCAAAACCACCGCTTAA
- a CDS encoding peptidylprolyl isomerase — protein sequence MKRIAAFALTCAMAAPVYAQTIATVNGKNLTQKDLDQFVAVLVEQGAKDSPELREQVKQEMVNRLAVVQAAEKAGIDKTNQVQQELELARQSILVRALMADYLKKNPVTDADLTKEYNTIKAMEEGQQEYKVRHILVKDEAVAKDLLAKIKSKKVSFADAAKKDSIDTGSGQQGGDLGWAPSSTYVPEFAQAVEKMKKGELSAAPVQSQFGWHIIQVDDARPVTFPAMAEVKPQLEEMMRQRKLAEYQQKILKEANIK from the coding sequence ATGAAACGTATTGCCGCATTTGCCCTGACCTGCGCTATGGCTGCTCCCGTCTATGCACAGACGATTGCCACCGTAAACGGCAAAAACCTCACGCAAAAAGACCTGGATCAGTTCGTCGCCGTTCTGGTCGAGCAAGGCGCCAAGGACTCGCCCGAGTTGCGTGAGCAAGTCAAACAGGAAATGGTCAACCGTCTGGCCGTGGTGCAAGCCGCTGAAAAAGCCGGTATCGACAAGACCAACCAGGTTCAGCAAGAGCTGGAACTGGCCCGCCAGAGCATTCTGGTCCGTGCCTTGATGGCCGATTACCTGAAAAAGAATCCCGTCACCGACGCCGATCTGACCAAGGAATACAACACCATCAAGGCGATGGAAGAAGGTCAGCAGGAATACAAGGTACGCCACATTCTGGTCAAGGACGAGGCAGTTGCCAAAGACCTGCTGGCAAAGATCAAGTCCAAGAAAGTCAGCTTTGCTGATGCGGCCAAGAAAGACTCCATCGACACCGGTAGCGGCCAGCAAGGCGGCGATCTGGGCTGGGCTCCTAGCTCCACCTACGTGCCCGAGTTCGCTCAGGCTGTAGAGAAGATGAAAAAAGGCGAGCTGAGCGCTGCGCCTGTGCAGTCGCAGTTTGGCTGGCACATCATCCAGGTGGACGATGCTCGCCCTGTGACCTTCCCGGCCATGGCTGAAGTCAAGCCTCAGCTGGAAGAAATGATGCGTCAGCGCAAGCTGGCCGAGTACCAGCAGAAAATCCTGAAAGAAGCCAACATCAAGTAA
- the ligA gene encoding NAD-dependent DNA ligase LigA, translating to MSLKRVQQLHEELAQHNWAYYVQDAPSISDAQYDALMNELLALEAEHPEWITPDSPTQRVGAAPLDGFDTVQHAVPMLSLGNAFDDEEVQAFDKRVADTLVDAGVVGLDRRVDYLAEYKFDGLAISLRYEQGLLVQASTRGDGTTGEDVTSNIRTIKSIPLRLLGDAAQLPAVLEVRGEVLMNRADFERLNENQTKRGEKVFVNPRNAAAGSLRQLDPKITAKRPLRFFAYGWGEVSPMPAANQPQNALFAEPAGEALPRDTQSGMMDWLESLGMPLSRDRKVVQGVQGLLDFYGETQQRRPGLPFEIDGVVYKVNSLAAQRVLGYVARAPRFAVAHKFPAQEEMTRVESIEFQVGRTGVVTPVARLKPVFVGGVTVTNATLHNEDEVRRKDVRAGDTVVVRRAGDVIPEVVAVVLEQRPESSVPFEMVKECPACQSALERLEGESAWRCTGGLICPAQRKQTLIHAASRKALDIEGLGEKLVDQLVETGLVHTLADIFKLKVEKLVLLERMGRKSAENLIEAIDKVREPALNRLVYALGIRHVGETTARDLAQHFGSLQALEQADEEALLQVNEVGPVVAASVRHFFQEPHNREALDDLLAAGVIPQQAQARANSANLPLAGKTVVITGTLPSMSRDEATRRVLEAGGKASGSVSKKTAYVLAGAEAGSKLTKAQELGVTILDEAQFLALLAGE from the coding sequence GTGAGCTTGAAGCGAGTACAGCAGTTACATGAAGAACTGGCCCAGCATAACTGGGCCTATTACGTTCAGGATGCACCCAGCATTTCGGACGCGCAATACGACGCATTGATGAACGAGCTGCTGGCGCTGGAAGCCGAGCACCCGGAATGGATTACTCCGGACTCACCCACGCAGCGCGTGGGTGCAGCGCCGCTGGACGGCTTTGACACGGTTCAGCACGCTGTTCCCATGCTGTCTCTGGGTAATGCCTTTGATGACGAGGAAGTGCAGGCTTTCGACAAACGTGTCGCCGATACCTTGGTCGACGCAGGTGTGGTCGGCTTGGATCGTCGGGTAGATTATCTGGCTGAATACAAGTTTGACGGCCTGGCGATCAGCCTGCGCTATGAACAAGGTCTGTTGGTGCAGGCATCGACTCGCGGTGATGGCACCACGGGCGAGGACGTCACCAGCAATATTCGTACTATCAAATCCATTCCTCTGCGCTTGCTCGGCGATGCGGCACAATTGCCCGCCGTGCTGGAAGTGCGAGGCGAGGTTCTGATGAACCGGGCGGACTTTGAGCGCCTGAACGAGAACCAGACCAAGCGTGGCGAGAAAGTATTTGTGAATCCGCGCAATGCGGCCGCAGGTAGTTTGCGTCAACTGGACCCCAAGATTACAGCCAAACGGCCTTTGCGTTTTTTTGCCTATGGTTGGGGTGAGGTCAGCCCTATGCCTGCCGCAAATCAGCCGCAAAATGCCTTGTTTGCAGAGCCTGCGGGCGAGGCACTGCCCCGTGATACCCAATCGGGCATGATGGACTGGCTGGAAAGCCTGGGCATGCCGTTGAGCCGCGACCGTAAAGTCGTGCAGGGCGTGCAGGGTCTGCTGGATTTCTATGGTGAAACTCAGCAGCGCCGTCCCGGTTTGCCCTTTGAAATTGACGGTGTGGTCTACAAGGTCAACTCCCTGGCTGCGCAGCGTGTTCTGGGCTATGTGGCCCGTGCGCCGCGCTTTGCCGTTGCTCATAAATTCCCCGCGCAAGAAGAAATGACGCGTGTGGAGAGCATTGAGTTTCAAGTCGGCCGCACGGGTGTGGTCACGCCGGTTGCGCGCTTGAAGCCGGTTTTCGTGGGCGGTGTCACGGTTACCAATGCCACGCTGCATAACGAAGACGAAGTGCGTCGCAAAGATGTGCGTGCTGGAGATACCGTCGTGGTGCGCCGTGCCGGTGATGTGATCCCCGAAGTAGTTGCTGTGGTGCTGGAACAGCGCCCTGAAAGCAGCGTGCCTTTCGAGATGGTCAAGGAGTGCCCCGCTTGTCAGTCGGCTCTGGAGCGTCTGGAAGGAGAGTCCGCCTGGCGGTGTACCGGCGGCCTGATTTGTCCCGCCCAGCGCAAGCAAACCCTGATTCATGCAGCCAGCCGTAAAGCGCTGGACATTGAAGGCTTGGGTGAAAAGCTGGTGGACCAACTGGTGGAAACAGGTCTGGTCCATACCTTGGCTGATATTTTCAAGCTGAAAGTTGAAAAGCTGGTGCTGCTGGAGCGCATGGGCCGCAAGTCGGCCGAGAACCTGATTGAGGCGATCGACAAAGTGCGTGAGCCGGCCTTGAATCGCCTGGTTTACGCCTTGGGTATCCGCCATGTGGGCGAGACCACGGCGCGCGATCTGGCACAGCATTTTGGCTCCTTGCAGGCTTTGGAGCAGGCTGATGAAGAGGCGCTGCTGCAAGTCAACGAAGTTGGCCCGGTCGTCGCGGCTTCCGTGCGGCACTTCTTCCAGGAACCACATAATCGTGAGGCTCTGGATGATTTGCTGGCGGCTGGGGTGATACCTCAACAGGCACAAGCCCGCGCCAATAGCGCTAATCTGCCGCTGGCGGGTAAAACGGTGGTCATTACAGGTACGCTCCCCAGCATGAGCCGTGACGAAGCCACGCGCCGCGTATTGGAGGCAGGGGGCAAGGCCAGCGGCTCGGTCTCCAAAAAGACTGCTTATGTGCTGGCGGGGGCAGAGGCCGGTTCCAAGCTGACCAAGGCGCAGGAATTAGGCGTGACCATTTTGGACGAAGCCCAGTTTCTGGCTTTATTGGCGGGTGAGTAA
- a CDS encoding cell division protein ZipA C-terminal FtsZ-binding domain-containing protein: MSDLQIALILLGILLILLVVVFNWWQDRRVRQQMQSQFPDGDTDPLMSQLTELERREPSMTRGGDVASADGEHDAAEADCTTEAVIDISFSQPVDAQDLAQALQSVSRTGAKPVRYFAECEGGGHRARLRSGESYASMQIAVLLANRSGPLSAIEWSQVWMAAQALAQQFDGAVEGPEQDDVLRRAAALDNTCADLDALVGVSVRLPGPMPASSVIQMVKDAGFLPFGQQLAWLADSGQPRFTAMFDGAQPKDIQSASIERIDLLLDLPNSPADDHAFSRMATVARDLASRLDGVVLDDQGRPLPESTDQNIDEQLSNLYERLEQAGFTAGQERTGRIFS; this comes from the coding sequence ATGAGTGATTTGCAAATCGCACTGATTTTATTGGGCATTTTGCTCATCTTGCTCGTGGTGGTCTTTAACTGGTGGCAAGACCGCCGAGTGCGCCAGCAGATGCAAAGCCAATTCCCGGATGGGGACACCGATCCCCTGATGAGCCAGCTTACCGAGCTGGAACGCCGCGAGCCCAGCATGACGCGTGGCGGGGATGTTGCGTCTGCTGATGGTGAGCACGATGCGGCCGAGGCCGACTGCACGACCGAGGCCGTCATCGACATCAGTTTCAGCCAACCCGTAGATGCGCAGGATCTGGCCCAAGCCCTGCAGTCGGTCTCGCGTACGGGTGCCAAGCCTGTGCGTTATTTTGCTGAATGCGAAGGGGGCGGTCACCGTGCTCGTTTGCGTTCGGGCGAGTCCTACGCCAGCATGCAGATTGCCGTTTTGCTGGCCAATCGCAGCGGTCCCTTGTCGGCGATTGAGTGGTCGCAGGTCTGGATGGCTGCGCAAGCGCTGGCCCAGCAGTTTGATGGCGCGGTAGAAGGGCCCGAGCAAGATGACGTGTTGCGTCGTGCCGCTGCCCTGGATAATACCTGCGCTGACCTGGATGCTCTGGTGGGTGTGTCGGTGCGCTTGCCCGGCCCCATGCCTGCTTCGTCCGTGATTCAGATGGTCAAGGATGCGGGCTTTCTGCCCTTTGGCCAGCAGCTGGCCTGGCTGGCGGATTCGGGTCAGCCCCGTTTTACCGCCATGTTCGATGGCGCCCAGCCCAAGGATATTCAGTCGGCCAGCATCGAGCGTATCGACTTGCTGCTGGATTTGCCCAACAGCCCGGCGGACGATCATGCCTTCAGCCGCATGGCTACCGTGGCCCGCGATCTGGCCAGCCGTCTGGATGGCGTGGTGCTGGATGATCAAGGTCGTCCCTTGCCTGAGAGCACCGATCAAAACATTGATGAACAACTAAGTAATCTGTACGAACGCCTGGAGCAGGCTGGCTTTACAGCAGGCCAGGAACGTACAGGCAGGATTTTTTCGTGA
- a CDS encoding ABC transporter substrate-binding protein, producing MNCITTGRLTTLAAALALSLPVAVSAQIKVGVTVAATGPAASLGIPERNTVSLLPTEVAGQKIEYIVLDDATDTTVAVRNMRKLITDDKVDVVIGTSVTPGSLAMVDVAGETKTPMISVAANAKIVDPVEGARTWVFKTPQNDQLMAGALADAMVKQNVKTLGFIGYNDAYGDGWLNVITEAAQAKGIKVLGAERYGRNDTSVTGQVLKLLGTKPDAILIAGSGTPVALPQRELKGRGYAGIIYQTHGAANSDVLRVCGKDCNDMILPAGPLLVAEQLPDSSSVKKTAMEYKEKYEAKYGAGSINTFGGHMWDAGLLVTEAIPEALKSGAKPGTPEFRAALRDALEQTKELAASQGVFNMSATDHAGLDKRAHVIVKVVDGKWTYQPDL from the coding sequence ATGAACTGCATTACTACTGGTCGCCTGACGACATTGGCTGCAGCCCTGGCCTTGAGCCTGCCCGTGGCCGTGTCCGCGCAGATCAAGGTAGGTGTGACGGTGGCAGCGACAGGACCGGCGGCCTCGCTGGGCATTCCCGAGCGCAATACAGTCAGCCTGCTGCCTACCGAAGTGGCCGGCCAGAAAATCGAGTACATCGTTCTGGACGATGCCACCGATACCACCGTGGCCGTACGCAATATGCGCAAGCTGATTACCGACGACAAGGTCGACGTGGTGATCGGTACTTCCGTGACGCCCGGCTCCCTGGCCATGGTGGACGTTGCTGGCGAAACCAAGACTCCCATGATCAGTGTGGCCGCCAACGCCAAGATTGTTGATCCTGTGGAAGGCGCCCGTACCTGGGTGTTCAAGACTCCTCAGAATGACCAGCTGATGGCTGGCGCCCTGGCTGATGCCATGGTCAAGCAAAACGTCAAAACCCTGGGCTTTATCGGCTACAACGATGCCTACGGAGATGGCTGGCTGAACGTGATTACCGAAGCCGCTCAAGCCAAAGGCATCAAAGTGCTGGGCGCCGAGCGCTACGGTCGTAACGACACCAGCGTGACCGGCCAGGTTCTGAAGCTGCTGGGCACCAAGCCTGATGCTATTTTGATTGCCGGTTCCGGCACGCCTGTTGCCTTGCCACAGCGTGAACTGAAAGGCCGTGGCTACGCTGGCATCATTTACCAGACACACGGTGCGGCCAACAGCGACGTGCTGCGTGTGTGCGGCAAAGACTGTAACGACATGATCTTGCCAGCCGGTCCTTTGCTGGTTGCCGAACAGCTGCCTGACAGCAGCTCGGTGAAAAAGACCGCCATGGAGTACAAGGAAAAATACGAAGCCAAATACGGCGCTGGCTCCATCAACACGTTTGGTGGCCACATGTGGGATGCCGGTTTGCTGGTGACCGAAGCCATTCCGGAAGCCTTGAAGTCCGGTGCCAAGCCAGGTACCCCGGAGTTCCGCGCAGCCTTGCGTGACGCTCTGGAGCAGACCAAAGAGCTGGCCGCGTCCCAAGGTGTGTTCAATATGTCCGCCACGGACCACGCAGGCCTGGACAAACGTGCCCACGTGATCGTGAAAGTGGTCGACGGTAAATGGACATATCAGCCTGATCTGTAA
- a CDS encoding septation protein A, producing the protein MKKLLFDLFPLVLFFLAFRFSDIYVATGVAMAASVLQILWLKLTSKAIETSHWINLAVIVVFGGATLFFHNDVFIRWKPTVLYWIFALVLLGGRYLMHRNLMQKFMGTHLVLPGHVWDKLNLVWASFFVAMGLVNLYVAFSGHFTESQWVNFKAFGLLGLMLVFVVAQSLWLGRYLQDSSDNSTPPKS; encoded by the coding sequence ATGAAGAAGCTTTTATTTGATCTGTTCCCGCTGGTTCTGTTCTTTCTGGCATTTCGCTTCTCCGACATCTACGTGGCAACCGGCGTGGCCATGGCTGCCTCGGTCCTGCAGATACTCTGGCTAAAGCTCACCAGCAAGGCGATCGAGACCTCGCACTGGATCAATCTGGCCGTCATTGTGGTCTTTGGCGGTGCCACCCTGTTCTTCCACAACGATGTCTTCATCCGCTGGAAGCCCACGGTGCTGTACTGGATCTTCGCGCTGGTGCTGCTGGGCGGACGTTACCTGATGCATCGCAACCTGATGCAAAAATTCATGGGCACCCACCTGGTGTTGCCCGGCCATGTCTGGGACAAATTAAACCTGGTCTGGGCGAGCTTTTTTGTCGCCATGGGCCTGGTCAATCTGTACGTTGCCTTCTCGGGCCACTTTACCGAATCCCAATGGGTCAACTTCAAGGCCTTTGGCCTGCTCGGTTTGATGCTGGTGTTTGTCGTTGCCCAATCCTTGTGGCTGGGCCGCTACCTGCAAGACTCTTCCGACAACTCCACTCCCCCCAAATCTTGA
- a CDS encoding branched-chain amino acid ABC transporter permease: MDTTIALILLQDGILNGAIYALLGLALVLVFLVTRVIFIPQGEFVTFGALTLAFVVNGRMPGTVILLLIAGALVFLLELLSALRSRSLVGMPRKFLVNIVIPVAVYFAAPAIVSSELPLWVAVLFSLAVVIPLGPMVYRLVYQPIAEASVLVLLITSVAVHFALTGLGLVFFGPEGWRTPPFMEGEVSLGAVSWSAQTFFVMGACVLLILALWGFFGKTLYGRALRATAVNRRGARLVGISTNMSGSLTFTLAAAIGALSGMLIAPVTTIYYDTGFLIGLKGFVAAIFGGLISYPVTLLGALFLGVLEAFSSFWASAYKEVIVFTMVIPVLLWRSFGSKHVDDEE; the protein is encoded by the coding sequence ATGGATACCACCATCGCTTTAATTTTGTTGCAGGATGGCATATTGAATGGCGCCATCTATGCCTTGCTCGGGCTCGCCCTGGTTCTGGTTTTCCTGGTTACCCGCGTCATCTTTATCCCGCAAGGTGAATTTGTCACCTTTGGCGCCCTGACCCTGGCCTTTGTGGTCAATGGCCGCATGCCGGGAACCGTTATTTTGTTATTGATCGCCGGTGCGCTGGTGTTCTTGCTGGAGTTGCTCTCTGCCTTGCGCAGCCGCAGCCTGGTGGGCATGCCCCGCAAGTTCCTGGTCAATATCGTGATCCCTGTCGCGGTTTACTTTGCCGCTCCCGCCATTGTCAGCTCGGAGCTGCCTTTGTGGGTGGCCGTGCTGTTTTCGCTGGCGGTCGTGATCCCTCTGGGCCCCATGGTGTATCGACTGGTGTACCAGCCTATTGCCGAAGCCAGTGTGCTGGTGCTGCTGATCACCTCGGTGGCGGTGCACTTTGCGCTGACGGGCCTGGGTCTGGTGTTCTTCGGTCCGGAAGGCTGGCGTACGCCTCCCTTCATGGAAGGGGAAGTGTCCCTGGGCGCAGTAAGCTGGTCCGCACAGACCTTCTTCGTGATGGGCGCTTGCGTGCTGCTGATTCTGGCCTTGTGGGGCTTTTTCGGTAAGACCCTGTATGGTCGCGCCTTGCGTGCAACAGCGGTGAACCGCCGTGGTGCCCGTCTGGTGGGTATCAGCACCAATATGTCCGGTTCCCTGACCTTCACCCTGGCTGCGGCCATTGGTGCCTTGTCCGGCATGCTGATCGCTCCTGTGACGACCATCTACTACGACACGGGCTTTTTGATTGGTCTCAAGGGTTTTGTGGCGGCGATTTTTGGCGGCCTGATCAGCTACCCCGTCACCCTCTTGGGTGCCTTGTTCCTGGGGGTTCTGGAAGCGTTTTCCTCTTTCTGGGCCAGTGCCTACAAAGAAGTTATTGTATTTACCATGGTGATACCGGTGTTGTTGTGGCGCTCCTTCGGTAGCAAGCACGTGGATGATGAGGAGTAA
- a CDS encoding ABC transporter permease subunit — translation MRHWLTLLFIAVLLVLPQLGATPEFWITQLNYIGLTSLVVLGLVLLTGVGGLTSFGQAAFVGLGAYTTAYLTARLGWSPWFNLLIGMAITMMVAYILGAITLRLSGHFLPLCTLAWGLALYYLFGNLEFLGQYDGISGIAPLEFFGISLSSGRDIYYLIWAFALLAMWGTRNLLNSRPGRAIRALKHGSGMAESFGVNMANYKVIVFVYAALLACISGWLYAHYQRAVSPSPFGLNYGIEYLFMAVLGGAGSVWGAVLGSALVLSLKDQLQNWLPKLLNTDINFELIVFGILMVLILQYARDGLWPILHKAWEQVFGAQKRKQAPPPQAEALPQRERPQAGSLVLEVNKIRKEFGGLVAVNDISFTLNAGQIMGLIGPNGAGKSTTFNLITGVLSATSGQVSFLGQRIDGKPAREISRLGVGRTFQHVQLLPTMTVLENVALGAHLRRNVGVVSAVLHTERRSEAELLHEAAVQLERVGLGDYLYEEAGNLALGQQRILEIARALASDPLLLLLDEPAAGLRYKEKQELAKVLDQLRSEGMSILLVEHDMDFVMNLTDKLVVMDFGTKLAEGLPKEIQENPAVLEAYLGGIDDDLDLDQVNEPASAGAAL, via the coding sequence ATGAGACACTGGCTGACGCTACTATTTATTGCGGTTCTATTGGTTTTGCCGCAGCTGGGCGCAACGCCCGAATTCTGGATTACCCAGCTTAACTATATTGGCTTGACCAGCTTGGTCGTGCTGGGTCTGGTGCTGTTGACGGGCGTGGGCGGTCTGACTTCTTTTGGTCAGGCTGCGTTTGTGGGCCTGGGTGCGTACACCACGGCTTATCTGACCGCTCGCTTGGGCTGGTCGCCCTGGTTCAATCTGCTCATTGGCATGGCTATTACCATGATGGTGGCCTACATTCTGGGCGCGATCACACTGCGCTTGTCCGGCCACTTCCTGCCCCTGTGTACCCTGGCGTGGGGTCTGGCCTTGTACTACCTGTTCGGCAACCTGGAATTCCTGGGTCAGTACGACGGTATTTCCGGGATTGCTCCTTTGGAGTTCTTCGGTATTTCCCTGTCCTCGGGCCGGGATATTTACTACCTGATCTGGGCTTTTGCCTTGCTGGCCATGTGGGGTACACGCAACCTGCTGAACTCACGTCCTGGGCGTGCCATTCGCGCTCTGAAGCACGGCAGCGGCATGGCCGAGTCCTTTGGCGTGAACATGGCCAACTACAAGGTCATTGTGTTCGTTTACGCCGCCTTGCTGGCTTGCATATCCGGCTGGCTCTACGCGCACTACCAGCGCGCGGTGTCGCCCAGCCCCTTCGGTTTGAACTACGGTATTGAATACCTGTTCATGGCTGTATTGGGTGGTGCAGGCAGTGTTTGGGGCGCGGTTCTGGGCTCGGCCCTGGTACTGAGCCTGAAAGACCAGTTGCAGAACTGGCTGCCCAAGCTGCTCAATACCGACATCAACTTCGAGCTGATCGTTTTCGGTATCTTGATGGTGCTGATTTTGCAGTACGCTCGCGACGGTCTGTGGCCTATCCTGCACAAGGCCTGGGAACAGGTTTTCGGTGCACAGAAGCGCAAACAGGCGCCTCCTCCACAAGCCGAGGCCCTGCCTCAACGTGAGCGTCCCCAGGCGGGTTCGCTGGTTCTGGAAGTGAACAAGATCCGCAAGGAGTTCGGTGGTCTGGTCGCTGTGAACGATATCAGCTTCACCTTGAATGCGGGTCAGATCATGGGCCTGATCGGTCCTAATGGCGCAGGCAAGAGCACGACCTTTAACCTGATTACCGGCGTGCTGTCGGCTACCAGCGGTCAGGTCAGTTTCCTGGGGCAGCGGATTGATGGCAAGCCCGCACGCGAGATTTCTCGCCTGGGCGTAGGCCGTACCTTCCAGCACGTGCAATTGCTGCCTACCATGACAGTTCTGGAAAACGTGGCGTTGGGCGCTCACTTGCGTCGTAATGTCGGTGTGGTCTCCGCCGTCCTGCATACCGAACGTCGTAGCGAAGCCGAGTTGCTGCATGAAGCTGCTGTTCAACTGGAGCGCGTGGGTCTGGGGGACTACCTGTACGAAGAGGCTGGCAATCTGGCTCTGGGTCAGCAGCGTATTCTGGAAATTGCCCGTGCCCTGGCTTCTGATCCATTGCTCTTGCTGCTGGACGAGCCGGCGGCTGGCTTGCGCTACAAGGAAAAGCAGGAACTGGCCAAAGTGCTGGATCAGCTGCGTAGCGAAGGCATGAGCATTTTGCTGGTTGAGCATGACATGGACTTTGTCATGAATTTGACGGACAAGCTGGTTGTCATGGATTTTGGCACCAAGCTGGCCGAAGGTTTGCCCAAGGAGATTCAGGAAAATCCAGCGGTGCTGGAAGCCTACCTGGGTGGTATTGATGACGACCTGGATCTGGATCAGGTCAATGAGCCCGCCTCGGCAGGAGCAGCGCTATGA